In the Equus caballus isolate H_3958 breed thoroughbred chromosome 26, TB-T2T, whole genome shotgun sequence genome, GGCATACTGTAGCTCTGGGGCAGCTGAGAAAGAGTGTATAGGAATTCACAAGTCTGTGTTCTTGTCCAGCCTCACTAATGCACTCTCTCATATAGGGCTATGTTACTGCATCACGTTGGGGCTTGGCTTCTCTGTTTAAAATGGGAGTGTGTGACCATACTTGAGGACCATGTTGATCTCTTTCCAGTTTCTTAATCTGTGATTTGAATAATGGTAGGTTTCCTTGTAATACTGTGTTCTTACTCTCTTTTTGGATCCCACATGACCATGGTATATCCACAGCTCCTCGAATGAGACCGAGGGTTtgcttgtttgtctgttttttccctgtcttattttgattttcttttagattattttatattctggagACAAAATTTATGATGACTACTATCAGGATCTGAAAGGACGAGTACATTTTACAAGTAGTGATCTCAAAGCTGGTGATGCATCAATAAATGTCACGAATTTACAGTTGTCAGATATTGGCACGTATCAATGCAAAGTGAAAAAAGCTCCTGGTGTTGCAAACAAGAAGATCCAGCTGACGGTTCTTGGTAAGTTATTTGTACTAATGTCACTTATTAGCGGGGTGATCATTCACAGTACTACAGCACAGCATTTATGAGATGGAGCTTTGTGTGTAgagtaataattttaaacatcTGAAGTAATTCTAACATCCTCAAATAACAAAGTTGGCACActtttttagagagaaaaaataagtgaCCAGCTGCTTTGTGAAATTCATAAAAGAGTTTGAAGATAAAAGGAGTTTTGTGGTGTGGGACAAGAACCCTAAGTCAGGAGTTAGATCGAGGTTTTTTGCGTTGTCCTCACATTTGCCCTGAGAATTAAATAGAACCCCTTCACTTCCTGGGCCTCAGCCTACCTTTTTGAAACGTAAAAAGATTTAATTATTGTTAAATCTCTGTCTAATCTCATTCACTTCAAAACTGTTTGTTGTGGGCGCTTTAAGCTTTTTCAAACTTCCTTActcaaagaataaatgagatttcTATGATGAACAATTGGAATATTTAGAGCAGAGAAGATGGAATATGGTAGAAGGAATATTGAATTGGAATAAGGCCATTAAATGTCAGGTAATCatttaacctccctgagcttcaCTGTTTTTCATCCTTAAAGTGAGAGGATTAGACAGATGGTCACTGGGGTGTCATCTTGCTCTCTGTATGGTAGTTAAGAAGCAGATAAGTGTAAAGTGCTTTGTAAGCTTTGTAAGACCTCAAAGTTCATTATCCTTCTCTAGATTCTGTGGTCGCACACAAGCACTCTTAACCGCTTCAGATTGAGAAACTCTGAAAGGTCATTGTtcttaaatatacttttaaatcttATTGTGGTAGACTTTACACAAAAGTACAATGGCTACTATGTAGAAAAACATAACTGTCTGGCTCTCTTCTATGATAAGAAATTGCCCTGGTTTGTGACTCGCCTGTTTTGGGGGATGCCTGGGGGCCCACTTTGTGTAGGAAATGCAGATTGCTAGAATTGCCTAGCGTACCCCTGGAAGTAACTAATGAAGGCAGATCTCCCCCACGTCAACTTCTACCTCATTCCTTTCATTTTagaaggggagaatggggaagTAATTAAGTACATTGGGTTCCAGACTCATTTTGAACATCACTCCTTTCTAAAAAATATCAGAGTAAGTATAGACTAGGAACAAGAATGTGGATTTTTGTGCACCCCAATGGCAACTTCAGGGGTTGTCTTGGTTGGTAAGGCAGTCTTGCACTGGCATCATTGTTGAGTGGGCACACGGGAGAGTCCTGGTTAAAAGCCAGTCCATTCTTAATGGCACTAGTTCTAAATATTTCCAGTGGTATGAACGCAAGTGAACCTGAGCAAGGAACCAGGAAAAGGAATACGGTCATGTTGGGAATTCTAGCTTTCTGTGTCTACATTCAGTAAGCATGGAGTTacctttcttttttataaatgtgAAAGCAGGCAAAGTTTAATAACTTGTCTGAACTCCTATCCCAGACTCAGGCGTACCTGGGATTATAACTGACTCTGTATCTTCTTTTAACTCTGCTTTACAGAAAGCATTGAATTAAGATATATATGGAATTTAAACTGGTTCATGATGTACCAACCAGACTATACCTGGTTATCGGAATTATTTGTTGTGAAATCCCTGATGGGGGCAGGTGCACCGGGAAGAATGCAATTGGTGTGTATTCCTGAAAGAGGCGTGGACAAGCAcagtttgtatgtgtgtgtgtgagagtgagtAATCCCCTTGGAACAGATTCTGGATTGAATTTGCAGGTCCTGACTGAAGGGACCATTACAGCACAAGGTAGCACATGTCCCTGAAGGAATCCAGGTTGGACAATAGTGTTGGCACATAAGGTGGCTAAGCACACTGGTGACAGCAGCCTTGACTGCTAGGCAGGAGGAATGTTCCTTTGATGTTAAACCTCACAACCCCAACTTCTAATTCCTCAGGATGGAGAAGTGAGAAGCATTGAACAGTAGCTCCTTTTGTTAGCTCTTCGGGGGATCACCATGGCCAAGCAAGCTGTGAATGCAAACCAGGGAGGGAGCAAGGGGCAAAtagggagcaggaggagaaaggggaagtgaTTGCTGAAGGGCAGCGGGGATGACTAATACTCTAGTCTGACGAGGCTTTCTCAAAGCCAGAGGAGAATTTCTTGTAGTTCTCTTTTCCATGTTTTCAGATGAGTCATGGCCCGCTCCTGGGAGAAGGCACTAGAATTTTCTCTTGAAAGTGACAGTTGGATGGAAACTTATCTGTTAGCTTTAGCTGAAAATTCTGCTTAGATAATCAGAAGGAAAGATACAATGACCTGCCCTCTAGGGGCACTGAGTGGTGGTCCAATGGAGCTCTCCCTTGCTTTACTCTTGGAGGCTCTGCTATCCCTAATACCTTGATTTGTTAGTGGGAAATCTGGAGGAGATGCCACCATGGTGTTCACAGAGTAATGAGAGTTCACTTGAGCCCCGCGCGCTGTGTGGGCATGAACTGGGATGACTCTTAGGTGCCTGTGTGTGAGGGTTGACTTAGCTTGCCCTATTTCCGGAGTCTGCCCTGCTCCTTCAGATACGCCCAAAGTGCGTATGGATGCAGCTCAATGAAGAAGCTGAAAGCAGATGATGATAACAAAGGGAATTAATAGAGGGTTAATATGGGTCACCTATCACCAGCGCCTTCCTCCAGAACTCCGAAAGGGCCTAATGTTGAAACCTTTTGGTATAAACAGACTGGGTGGTCTTGAAGAGTTGTGCAAGCACAATTAATGGTTTCCTGGACGATGTGATGCACTCACAACGTGCCCATACCACCAGAACTTGGTGGCAACAGTATGTGTGGTGGCTCAGTCAACACTGGCCCTAAGGGGCCTGAGGGATTTGCAAGTCATTGGTACAGGGCAgggcttccccccccccccctttttattttgaaatctagttttatagaaaagttgcaaaaatactaGAGTTCCTGAGAGTATATCCATCATCTAATTTctaataatattaacattttataaaaatgtagtaCACTTATCAAAAGCGAGAAATTAATGTTGGGACAATACTATTAATTAAACTATAGACCTATTTTGAATGTCggttttccactaatgtcctttttgtgCTGTGATTGCATTTACATCTTCTTAGTTTCCTCCAATTGTGCCAGTGATGTCATGTCTCATTGTGAATCATGATCATTTGGTTTATTTGATGGGTTTGTCccctataaaattataatttttctttctgtaattaaaaaatatcttgggGGAGCCACTTTTGAGACTTTGCAAATATCTCGTTTCTCCTCGAACTTTTCCCCATTGATTTTTAGCATTCATGGATGGATTTTGCCTAGACTTGGGGTATTTTGAACCAAGCAGAAATAGCATTCCTTGATGGATGACATGATGATAAAAGTATATCCTGTCACAAATACGGATTTAGAGTGTGTTTCCTGTAGACTGAGGCAGGCCACTAGCATGGAGGGATTATGGTGCAATACATGTGTGGAGCACAGTCTTACTAAATGTTGAGACATTGGCCAAGTACAAGTTGATGGTCATGTACCTTATCTAGGAAGGAGTATTGACTTGTTAATAATCATGGAGGCAAATGTTCTGAGGACAGTGGCCAAGTATCCTGAAGCCCAGACCAAAGAAACATTAGAGGACAAGGCTATCTGTGTTCCCTTTGTGGTTTATCTTTCTTTTGATCCAGCAAGAGTGCCATGGATTAAGAGTTAATCTTTTAGTGGTATAATGGTTGGGGGGTTGGCATGTAAAATACGCTTTTTCTTCTCCCAGTGGAAGGCCTCTCCAAAGTGACATTCGGAAACCAGTGTTGGTAAAATCTTGTTCAATTGTGGATGGATGGAGTATGTTGAGATCTCAAACTCAGTGGGGCCCTGAATTTTCTGAACAGTCACTTAAGTAACTGCCCATTATTAGATACGTTTGCAATATGGTAAAGGGACATTTTCAGTAGAAAAGATGAACATTAGAATACTGTGTTACTAATAGATGTTTGATGTACAAATCATTGCTTTAATATCTCACTGCTGATTTGTTTAATAAAGGACTTATTGGTTGtttgaagaaatgaagaacaggCTCATTTTGTTAAAGACTCACAGGATGAAATAATTTGCAAAACTGATTTAAAAGTCCAATTGGTGTAGTCTCCAGGGCAATTAATCAATCTGAAAAAGAAGCAGGTTCACTTAGGAAAATCAATAATGCGCTTTAATGCGTCTGTGGTTCTTATTAAAAAGTACAAGTAGTAACAGATGAAGGGGAGATATACAATCAAATTTAAGTATTATCAAGAAATATGTGAAGAAGTGTGATATGATAATTGACAACCTCAGTTAAAGATGGCCTCCTGGACATCACAGATCCTGTTGgccaactttggaaaacagtgtgacaGTTTCTTGTTGAGGTAAATGTACCCTTACCGtatgtgacccagcaattaccaagaaaaaagaaaaacatagacgAGTATTTGCATGTGTTCAAGCAGAGTTGTTAATAACGCAAAACTGTAAAACCCGTTCACATTTATTTATAGTAGTGAAATAATGAAAGCCCATCCAggactggaagaataaagatCAGCTTagactaaaaaaggaaaaagcagtcCTGCTGTTTATCAGGCTGGGAGGACAGATGTCCATGAGGCCAGCTGCAGGGTTTGGAGTGAACATCGTTTCTccccagctcttggagcagcagTGACTAGAGACTACTGCTGTCTCCCCACTGTTGCCCCAACTCTGCACTGCTTATCCTTTCCTGGGGAGACTCGGCTGCTAAACGGCCCATGTCTCCAGTTTAACCCCTGCTTCTCCTAATCCCACCTCAGAAGCAGCAGCCAATTCAGGACTGATCTCCATTTCTCTTAGACTCTCCTCAGAATCCTTCAACATGAAATCAACGATtcagagatttatgcacccctatcttcatcgcattgttcacaatagccaagacaaggaagcaacccaagtgcccgtcagtggatgaatggataaagatgatgtggtatacatatataatggaatactggtcagccataataaaagacaaaatcgtgccatttgtgacatggatggggcttgagggtattgtgttaagtgaaataagccagacagagaaagacaaacaaaatataatttcactcatatgtggaagataatcaAACACATGgatgaggagaacagattagtggttaccagggaggaagggggtgggggagggtgaaagggacaCATTTGtctggtgatggataaaaaccagACTTGGTGATGAGCATGATACAGTCTatgcagaaactgatatataataatgtacacctgaattACACATTATAAATCCatatggcctcaataaaataatttttaaaaaatccttcaaaaTCCCTCCTCTCTTGTCCAGTGCCATTCCATAGCTCCTCATAGAGCCTTCCTCACTGCTTAATCTGGTTGTGACCGACTACACACCTATTCCTGTCCAGTTTAGCTAATTAGGCTTCAACAGGAACTCAAAAACTGGAGATAGTgttcatcaatagatgaatgaataagcaaatttATGTTACAGTCAGTCAacccagcaataaaaaagaatgaactaccgATCAATCACATGGACTGATCTGAAAAGCCTTACAGTGAATAAAAGAAGCAAGACAAAAAAGTACATACTATATTAATTGATTTGTATGACTCTAGAAGAAGCAGACTATTCTGTAGCAATAGAAATCTGAtcagtggctgcctggggccaggtTGTGGCGTGAGATGACTGCATCCCCATGAGGGAACTTGCTTGGGAGAGGATTAGAGTGGTGCTTGCTGGGTATATGCAAATAGACATTTGTTAAAGTGGTCAACCCACACgattaaaatgtattaattttattgtgtGTCTATTATGCCTCACTGCAGTTCAGCAGAAGAGTATAAAACGCCACAGTGTTAATCCAATCTTGGGGTGAGTTGCAGATAACGGGAGTAGCAGCTGCTCTAAACAGGTTCCTAGACAGACCTAGAATATAACCTCAGGTTTACCTTTTTATAATACTGCCCTGTATGGTCTTGGGTTACTGTACATGCAGAATGTTCATTGGTCTTTGCTTCAGGAAGCACATTGTCCCGGTTGTcagtattatttattataaaccCCTGATTGGTGGGGTCACAGCACCCTGAGGGGTGTGACATGGCACTTACTCCCAGAGGGCTTCATGTCAAACActgagaagaaaaataggaaggaatggaaggagagaagcttcTTTGAGTCTGATGTGGCCCAGCCTGCATCGTCCTTCCTTTTTTCACGTATGCCTCTTGGAATTGGGGGCACAGAGCTGCGCCTGAGATGCTGCCAGACCTGCTTATGAATGGCTGCTTGCCTGAGCTTATTCTTGCCTGTTTTGTGTTGGATAAAGCTGAGTCAACTGGTGTTGACAACCTGTTGTAGTCTTGCAGTCTTGTTGACCCTGAACCCAGGACCACCTGATGATGAGCCAGTGGTTTGCAACATGCTTATGTTTCAGTAATCATCATAAACAAATTCCATTCTCTTGTAtaaagttataatttattttcttttctcagttaaGCCTTCAGGTACGAGATGTTACATTGATGGATCAGAAGAAATTGGAAGTGACTTTAAACTAAAATGTGAACCAAAAGAAGGTTCACTTCCATTGCAATATGAATGGCAAAAAGTGTCTGACCCGCAGAAGCTGCCCACCTCGTGGTTAGCAGGTACTGCTGATGATACAGTTTGCAACATGCGTCATTGATTTGGACTTAAATCTAGTAgtgttgtgtatgtgtatgtatttcttAATTCCCAAATGCCTTCCCTTTTTTTATACAGAACAATTGGGATTCCATGGGAATTATTCAGCCTTTTATATAATGACAACTTAGTGTCATGTAGTATAgatgaagagatatttgtataatGATTTCACCATTTATAATTGGTTTCTTTGGTATATACTTTTTACTTGATGATAATACTGATGGAAAATGTTCACGATCATAAATTAGTAGTGGCTAAGTTATAAAAAGAGCTGGTACTTGAGTGCTTTGCCGAGATTCATGTTGAAGATTTGGTGCTTTACCCATGCTGTATCTGTAAAACGGAAAAAAACTCTTGTGTGACACTAACTAGGAAGTTACAAATTGGTTAAATCTGACCACTCACCTTTTGTTATGATTGACCCGTTAGTCAAAGTGATTACCAAGCTCTACCCTCCCCACCCTGGTCTTAAGTAGGATTTCTCTccacttctctttgtttttttaaatgaagaggcGAAACTATATGATCCCCTCTGACTTTCTTTTTGTATGCTTCTTCCATCTACGAGGATGAAATAGGTTTTACAAATCCTCCTGCTGCACCCAAGGGCCTTTGTGGCATGGGGTATTTTCTGTGATCCGTGTGGCTCTGCTTCGGCTGAGACTGTGCCTGGCTAAGCCCTCATGGTTACTTTCGCCTTGCTACAGATGACCTGGAGGCACAATTGTTTGCCTTCTGGAGACATGCATATGTCTCACCGGCAGTTCGTTCTGCACCCAACTTCAGTCTGTCTCGCTTTTACCTGGATTGCCAAACTTAGTAGGATTTGCCTTTACTAAAAGCCAGCaaaacaatactttaaaaatgagctttgctcttttcctccattttcttcccATAGAAATGACTTCATCtgttataaatgtaaaaaatgccAGTACTGAGTATTCTGGGACATACAGCTGTACAGTCAGAAACAGAGTGGGCTCTGATCAGTGCCTGCTGTCCCTGGATGTCGTCCCTCGTAAGtgtcttctttctgtctgttGTGATTATGTCGTTTTCGTTGCTTTTATATGGCCTCCTTTGGTTCAGGCAGCAACAGGGTATTGAGGAAAGGGGGTGCTAACTTTGAGCAGAGCACCCTGTGGTTTGATTATTAGCTTTCCTAAgtcatggaaaggaaaaaaaatactacattttattaataaaaccTTCTTCATTATTGTAGTAACATTAAGAAGGGAAAAGTTATCAAAtcaactcttttgttttttttgaggaagattagccctgaactaacatctactgccaatcctcttctttttgctgaggaagactggccctaagctaacatctgtgcccatcctcccctactttatatgtaggacgcctgccacagcatggcttgacaggtggtacATAGATCCGCATCCGGAATCCAAACCGGGGAAgcgtgggctgctgaagcggagcgtttgaacttaactgctgcgccaccaggccggcccctcaaatcaACTCTTGCACCTTATTTAGCCGTTATGAGTACAAGCCGTGTAGAACATTCTTACATGCCAACCAAGATGGCTGTGAATGTTAAAATCTTTTAGtctagttttatcatttttatgctTGAAATAGATCACAAAGTTCAGAAGAAAGTTCTTGTAGTAGATTCTCCCCTGGACCAGAAAAAgctaattaatttttctttgaaagttaaTATATGCAATGAAATCAGTCTTGTCAGTGTGTATCTTTACCTTTAATATGACTaaatacagaattatttttactattaattattttcttattgacaTCTTATTCTAGCTTCAAATAGAGCTGGAACAATTGCTGGGGCTATTATAGGAACTTTGTGTGCTCTGTTGGTCATTGGTTTTATCATCTTTTGCTGTCTCAAAAAGcgcagagaagaaaaatatgaaaaggaagtTCATCATGATATCAGGTAAGTAAGTGACGCAAGAGTTGACTGATGTGTACTAAATTTATTACGTCTCTCAAGCACTGTCTCTTAATCATCTGAAGCATTTGTCCCTGTGAGGACTGCATAAAAGCTATAGCTCTTCCCTCAACACATTTGAAAACTTTTACTTTCAATTTCAACTGTGCAGATCCAACCAACCTCCATTGTGCTCTGTGGCCCCCACCCCTTTGGGACCCTCTTTTAAGAACCAGTGCAAAATGCTTATCTCAGGATTGTCTGCCTTCTCCCAGTAAAGTGCAGGCATGCAATTTTCAAAAAATGGAGCAGATGTTAaggttttaggaaaaaaaaaaaagacctgctTGTATCAAGTGACATAGGTAGTTTATAGAACTATTGGTAATGTGATTTTCGTTTTTCAAATATTCTAAGCCAGTAGATCTTAACTAGAAGCGCATATTGGATTATGGAGCTTGTAAACATAATAACATGACTTAAATAACACAGAGGAAATTGACATTTGGTAGGTGTCGGATGGGGTCTGGgcacttgtatttttaaaacataccaGAGGTAACTCAGATATTCTTTGTCACTGCTTGGTGTGAAAATTCTTATGCCTAAATTCCCAGTTTTTGCAAACTTAAATCTGCTAAGTTTTCAGCTAAGGTCTTATAGATAATTAACTTTCATAACAaaaaggactttttttctttttctttcttcctttttttttggtagaaatataTCTGTAGGTGTTAACGTGTTGTCATCTATAAGGTGTTACATGACTATAACTAGATTATCTTGATCACTGATACTAGAATATGAAGATATTTGAGGTTTATTCATTGTAAGACATTATAGAATCACAAATTTTTGTGAAAACCACATTCATTCTGTGTGAAGATACACTGTGTAGGTGATGCATTTGGGCCACATGCACGGTTCATGATATAGCACTTTATTGTGCTTGCTTTTTTTGTGTCACACACACTTTTATATACCTTATCCTTATGTGGAGGATCTTCCCTCACCCCTACTGGTGATTCACAGCTTACATACTTGTAG is a window encoding:
- the CXADR gene encoding coxsackievirus and adenovirus receptor isoform X1 encodes the protein MALLLRFVLLCGVAEFTRSLSITTPDQMIEKAKGETAYLPCKFTLSPDDQGPLDIEWLLSPADNQKVDQVIILYSGDKIYDDYYQDLKGRVHFTSSDLKAGDASINVTNLQLSDIGTYQCKVKKAPGVANKKIQLTVLVKPSGTRCYIDGSEEIGSDFKLKCEPKEGSLPLQYEWQKVSDPQKLPTSWLAEMTSSVINVKNASTEYSGTYSCTVRNRVGSDQCLLSLDVVPPSNRAGTIAGAIIGTLCALLVIGFIIFCCLKKRREEKYEKEVHHDIREDVPPPKSRTSTARSYIGSNHSSLGSMSPSNMEGYSKTQYNQVPSEDFERAPQSPTLPPAKVAAPNLSRMGAVPVMIPAQSKDGSIV
- the CXADR gene encoding coxsackievirus and adenovirus receptor isoform X4, whose product is MIEKAKGETAYLPCKFTLSPDDQGPLDIEWLLSPADNQKVDQVIILYSGDKIYDDYYQDLKGRVHFTSSDLKAGDASINVTNLQLSDIGTYQCKVKKAPGVANKKIQLTVLVKPSGTRCYIDGSEEIGSDFKLKCEPKEGSLPLQYEWQKVSDPQKLPTSWLAEMTSSVINVKNASTEYSGTYSCTVRNRVGSDQCLLSLDVVPPSNRAGTIAGAIIGTLCALLVIGFIIFCCLKKRREEKYEKEVHHDIREDVPPPKSRTSTARSYIGSNHSSLGSMSPSNMEGYSKTQYNQVPSEDFERAPQSPTLPPAKLKYAYKTDSATVV
- the CXADR gene encoding coxsackievirus and adenovirus receptor isoform X3: MIEKAKGETAYLPCKFTLSPDDQGPLDIEWLLSPADNQKVDQVIILYSGDKIYDDYYQDLKGRVHFTSSDLKAGDASINVTNLQLSDIGTYQCKVKKAPGVANKKIQLTVLVKPSGTRCYIDGSEEIGSDFKLKCEPKEGSLPLQYEWQKVSDPQKLPTSWLAEMTSSVINVKNASTEYSGTYSCTVRNRVGSDQCLLSLDVVPPSNRAGTIAGAIIGTLCALLVIGFIIFCCLKKRREEKYEKEVHHDIREDVPPPKSRTSTARSYIGSNHSSLGSMSPSNMEGYSKTQYNQVPSEDFERAPQSPTLPPAKVAAPNLSRMGAVPVMIPAQSKDGSIV
- the CXADR gene encoding coxsackievirus and adenovirus receptor isoform X2, with the protein product MALLLRFVLLCGVAEFTRSLSITTPDQMIEKAKGETAYLPCKFTLSPDDQGPLDIEWLLSPADNQKVDQVIILYSGDKIYDDYYQDLKGRVHFTSSDLKAGDASINVTNLQLSDIGTYQCKVKKAPGVANKKIQLTVLVKPSGTRCYIDGSEEIGSDFKLKCEPKEGSLPLQYEWQKVSDPQKLPTSWLAEMTSSVINVKNASTEYSGTYSCTVRNRVGSDQCLLSLDVVPPSNRAGTIAGAIIGTLCALLVIGFIIFCCLKKRREEKYEKEVHHDIREDVPPPKSRTSTARSYIGSNHSSLGSMSPSNMEGYSKTQYNQVPSEDFERAPQSPTLPPAKLKYAYKTDSATVV